From one Spiroplasma endosymbiont of Lasioglossum villosulum genomic stretch:
- the glpK gene encoding glycerol kinase GlpK, which produces MSEEKKYIMALDEGTSSCRTLIIDKEGKITGIHQIDIPQHYPPQSGWVEHDALGIWNNQLTTMQQALNKSNIKSNQIEAIGITNQRETTVVWNRDTGLPIYNAIVWQDRRTADYCEELTKKGWKEKIHKKTGLLIDSYFSATKIKWILDNVKNARELAKKGKLAFGTIDSWLIYKMTNGIENNVEKTKHVIDITNASRTMLFNINTKKWDEELLELFDIPKNMLPEVVPSSGKIGTTYKGMLFQNDEQEIPITAAIGDQQAALFGQLCLTPGEIKNTYGTGCFILMNIGNTPLFSKQGLLTTIAYQISGEEPVFALEGSVFIAGAAVQFLRDQLRMLYRSDESLWYSQIVDPKEEQRIYVVPAFVGLGAPYWDSTARGAIFGLERGTKREHIVKGTIESLVYQSQDVILAMQADVKLNKDLKDLKIKIKVDGGASNNSYIMQFQSDISRTNLIKPKNTETTAMGTAYLAGLAIGFWNINDIKKINKIEKEYKPMMTEKKAETFYKGWQEAVKRTRGWTTSIK; this is translated from the coding sequence ATGTCAGAAGAAAAAAAATATATTATGGCATTAGATGAAGGTACATCTAGTTGTCGTACTTTAATTATTGATAAAGAAGGAAAAATTACTGGTATCCATCAAATTGATATACCTCAGCACTACCCCCCTCAATCAGGTTGAGTTGAACATGATGCACTTGGAATTTGAAATAATCAATTAACAACAATGCAACAAGCTTTAAATAAAAGTAATATTAAATCTAATCAAATTGAAGCAATTGGTATTACTAATCAACGTGAAACAACAGTAGTATGAAATCGTGATACAGGTTTACCAATTTATAACGCTATTGTTTGACAAGATCGCAGAACAGCAGATTACTGTGAAGAGTTAACAAAAAAAGGATGAAAAGAAAAAATTCATAAAAAAACCGGCTTACTAATTGATTCTTATTTTTCTGCTACTAAAATAAAATGAATTTTAGATAATGTTAAAAATGCACGTGAATTAGCAAAAAAAGGAAAACTAGCTTTTGGTACTATTGATAGTTGATTAATTTATAAAATGACAAATGGTATTGAAAATAATGTTGAAAAAACTAAACATGTTATTGATATTACAAATGCTTCACGAACAATGTTATTCAACATTAATACTAAAAAATGAGATGAAGAATTACTAGAATTATTTGATATTCCTAAAAATATGCTACCAGAAGTAGTTCCCAGTTCAGGTAAAATTGGAACTACTTATAAAGGAATGTTATTCCAAAATGATGAGCAAGAAATTCCTATTACTGCTGCAATTGGTGATCAACAAGCTGCATTATTTGGTCAATTATGTTTAACACCTGGTGAAATCAAAAATACTTATGGTACTGGTTGTTTTATTTTAATGAACATTGGAAATACTCCTCTTTTTTCAAAACAAGGTTTACTAACCACTATTGCTTATCAAATATCAGGCGAAGAACCAGTTTTTGCTTTAGAAGGTTCAGTTTTTATTGCAGGAGCTGCTGTTCAATTTTTACGTGATCAATTACGAATGTTATATCGTTCCGATGAAAGTCTATGATATTCACAAATTGTTGATCCTAAAGAAGAACAACGTATTTATGTAGTACCTGCTTTTGTTGGTTTGGGTGCCCCTTATTGAGATTCAACAGCACGTGGTGCTATATTTGGTTTAGAACGTGGTACGAAACGTGAACATATTGTTAAAGGTACCATTGAATCATTAGTTTATCAGTCACAAGATGTTATTCTGGCAATGCAAGCAGATGTTAAATTAAATAAAGATTTAAAAGATTTAAAAATTAAGATTAAAGTTGATGGTGGAGCAAGTAATAATTCATATATTATGCAATTCCAAAGTGACATTAGTCGTACTAATTTAATTAAACCTAAAAATACTGAGACTACAGCAATGGGTACTGCTTACTTAGCAGGACTTGCAATTGGATTTTGAAATATTAATGATATTAAAAAAATAAATAAAATTGAAAAAGAATATAAACCAATGATGACAGAAAAAAAAGCAGAAACTTTTTATAAGGGTTGACAAGAAGCAGTTAAAAGAACACGTGGTTGAACTACTTCTATTAAATAA
- a CDS encoding MIP/aquaporin family protein, which yields MSEVSQVIIGELFGTFILILLGNCVVANVLLKKTNGENSGWLVICTGWGFAVAIAAMLSGISGAHLNPAVTIGLWVANKKTAFIGENFLYIPFYILFQFLGAMLGQLVVYLAYFKQYNITEDNNKILATFATAPAERSYIWNTITEIIGTFMLVMIVCATIGIKNLVINYKIFNSGSAFITGPATVGIGVMVIGLAIGGPTGFAINPARDLGPRIIHAILPIANKGSSDWKYAPVPVIGPILGAIIAGGLIQVIEIL from the coding sequence ATGTCAGAAGTCTCACAAGTAATTATTGGTGAACTATTTGGCACATTTATCCTAATTTTACTAGGAAATTGTGTTGTTGCTAACGTTTTATTAAAAAAAACAAATGGAGAAAATAGCGGTTGGCTTGTTATTTGTACTGGATGAGGATTTGCTGTTGCTATTGCTGCAATGTTAAGTGGAATTTCAGGAGCACATTTAAATCCAGCTGTTACTATTGGATTATGAGTTGCTAATAAAAAAACAGCTTTTATTGGGGAAAACTTCCTTTATATTCCATTTTATATTTTATTTCAATTTTTAGGTGCAATGTTAGGACAATTAGTTGTTTACTTAGCATATTTTAAACAATATAACATTACTGAAGATAATAATAAAATTTTAGCAACTTTTGCAACAGCCCCAGCCGAACGTAGTTATATTTGAAATACTATAACAGAAATTATTGGAACATTTATGCTAGTTATGATTGTTTGTGCTACTATTGGTATTAAAAATTTAGTTATTAATTATAAAATATTTAATAGTGGTTCTGCGTTTATTACTGGACCTGCGACTGTTGGTATTGGTGTTATGGTTATTGGACTTGCTATTGGTGGACCAACAGGTTTTGCTATTAATCCAGCTCGAGATTTAGGACCAAGAATTATTCATGCTATTTTACCAATAGCAAATAAAGGAAGTTCTGATTGAAAATATGCTCCAGTGCCTGTTATTGGACCAATTTTAGGAGCAATTATTGCTGGTGGTTTAATTCAAGTAATTGAAATACTTTAA
- a CDS encoding DUF3137 domain-containing protein, whose protein sequence is MKHNLSPKVVNEIVNNIHTDYNNSSNHWWIKLINNRLWISLWIITTIIALIALIAIGASIGINKSSFIKKPFTIISIIGFIVGFFLLVQSFVLKTKIHEKLIEELPIINYYQWVIKDNNSQMNLTTISDYWTIEPQGNLPLDEQPNYYNYCEQVMIGSINGQNFNYGSIINQKVMYETSSGYNSAAQVIETEKITCYYTRFVYYTTIIRNNNFTMTLTPRNIFSKKFRSKKKVQLESHLFEDLFEVKCDNQIKLRLILEPKVMNLLNEFAYSLGNKDLPVIHIENEQLTLSWKYELGKNPYNDGKGKLMVLPTTTNLEKFINKLLAMISKDILNLTQAQMWVNSLQL, encoded by the coding sequence ATGAAACATAATTTATCGCCAAAGGTTGTAAATGAGATTGTTAATAATATTCATACTGACTATAATAATAGTAGTAATCATTGATGAATTAAATTAATAAATAATCGTTTATGAATTAGTTTATGAATTATTACTACCATTATTGCTCTAATTGCTCTAATTGCTATTGGTGCTAGTATTGGTATTAACAAATCATCATTTATTAAAAAACCATTTACCATTATTAGTATTATTGGATTCATTGTTGGATTTTTTTTATTAGTACAGAGTTTTGTATTAAAAACTAAAATTCATGAAAAATTAATAGAAGAATTACCAATTATTAACTATTATCAATGAGTTATTAAAGATAATAATTCACAAATGAATTTAACAACTATTAGTGATTATTGAACAATTGAACCACAAGGAAATTTACCTTTAGATGAACAACCTAATTATTATAATTATTGCGAACAAGTAATGATAGGAAGTATTAATGGTCAAAATTTTAACTATGGAAGTATCATTAACCAAAAAGTTATGTATGAAACAAGTTCTGGATATAATAGTGCTGCTCAAGTTATTGAAACAGAAAAAATTACTTGTTATTATACACGTTTTGTTTATTACACAACTATTATTAGGAATAATAATTTTACAATGACATTAACACCACGTAATATATTTTCAAAAAAATTTCGTAGTAAAAAGAAAGTTCAATTAGAATCACATTTATTTGAAGATTTATTTGAAGTAAAATGTGATAATCAAATTAAATTAAGATTAATTTTAGAACCAAAAGTAATGAATTTACTTAATGAATTTGCTTATAGTTTAGGAAATAAGGATTTACCAGTTATTCACATAGAAAATGAACAATTAACATTAAGTTGAAAATATGAATTAGGAAAAAATCCTTATAATGATGGAAAAGGAAAATTGATGGTTTTACCCACTACTACTAATCTTGAAAAGTTTATTAATAAATTATTAGCAATGATTAGTAAAGATATTTTAAATTTAACGCAAGCACAAATGTGAGTTAATAGCTTACAATTATAA
- a CDS encoding YitT family protein gives MSNNSEAKNKDKEPPLIVDAFTFKNIGVKQEIHSSWKNFNWKITSKNLLLIFIGAFLTTVSFFYFINRAGLYTNGLSAFAQLIAKFIALSYNGSITEQETSQAFWFYPVYFLINGPIIIWGLFKVGFRFTLYTIIYLLFQNGINFLLTSIDVLKNFQVLGNEPLKGTTDYWHLVLPRTFIFAALGGLIYGAGIGILFKTGGSSGGMDFISTYISMKRKYSIATIIRNTNIIIVVIVLILDGTFLQKTSLVDNFLVRPYFMSTLVYIYVAAFVMNRVYPKYMLMSVFIISNELEQIRNDIYRNNYLRGGNVWNVKGLYSGNEYKMMMTTMSLLEYNFFKTKIVRIDPKVFMVAVPAKYMHGGNAGKPPQNAPVNITEINDFLEKN, from the coding sequence ATGTCCAATAATTCAGAAGCAAAAAATAAAGATAAAGAGCCACCGTTAATTGTTGATGCCTTTACTTTTAAAAATATTGGTGTTAAGCAAGAGATCCATTCTTCATGAAAAAACTTTAATTGAAAAATAACTTCCAAAAATTTATTATTAATTTTTATTGGTGCTTTTTTAACAACTGTTTCCTTTTTTTATTTTATTAATCGTGCTGGTTTATATACTAATGGTTTATCAGCTTTTGCACAATTAATAGCTAAATTTATTGCCTTATCTTATAATGGCAGTATTACTGAACAAGAAACAAGCCAAGCATTTTGATTTTATCCAGTATATTTTCTTATTAATGGTCCTATCATTATTTGAGGATTATTCAAGGTTGGATTTCGTTTTACTCTTTATACTATTATTTATTTGTTATTTCAAAACGGAATTAACTTTTTGTTAACATCAATTGATGTTCTTAAAAATTTTCAAGTTTTAGGTAATGAGCCATTAAAAGGTACTACAGATTATTGGCACTTAGTTTTACCACGTACTTTTATTTTTGCTGCTTTAGGTGGATTAATTTATGGTGCTGGTATTGGTATTTTATTTAAAACTGGTGGATCTAGTGGTGGTATGGATTTTATTAGTACTTATATTTCTATGAAACGTAAATATTCAATTGCTACTATTATTAGAAATACTAATATTATTATTGTTGTTATTGTTTTAATTCTTGATGGAACTTTTTTACAGAAAACTAGTCTTGTTGATAATTTTTTAGTTAGACCTTATTTTATGTCAACGCTTGTTTATATTTATGTAGCAGCTTTTGTTATGAATAGAGTTTATCCAAAATATATGTTGATGAGTGTCTTTATTATTTCTAATGAATTAGAGCAAATCCGTAATGATATTTATCGAAATAATTATTTACGTGGTGGTAATGTTTGAAATGTGAAAGGTTTGTATTCAGGTAATGAATATAAAATGATGATGACAACAATGTCATTATTAGAATATAATTTTTTTAAAACAAAAATAGTTCGAATCGATCCTAAAGTTTTTATGGTAGCAGTTCCTGCAAAATATATGCATGGTGGTAATGCAGGTAAACCTCCACAAAATGCACCTGTTAATATTACTGAAATTAATGATTTTTTAGAAAAAAACTAA
- a CDS encoding anthrax toxin-like adenylyl cyclase domain-containing protein, producing the protein MEIYVNDEVKQCKNNGIFEEHFAGFIKTAQEENVVLIVRNVNPITKVLIPQKYPAKHFSIKNKSSDWGVQSGFIISLDELTFLSKIGLKDNETQTEKINLLCKKFSIKLNKNNKDNKINPVSLKLKNNETILKITNEHFFFLLVNMEKFGIIDAEFFLDQIFVKCCQPKNKKNEIVLYLEKEKNNNTYNVYYIFALDEENNIKNLNNRDLKEIIEIEKNNLIYFPISIFCQEISKEKKPIIPDYDLFAVCWTIDESIKYHQPPIPTNSFAALKIDSWSNSYRERDLSKIFKKGHNYENFFDFRYSLEISNTLENKVFLDKLSKNLGYEEAINDQLCPIQHSFELVNINVRDFNENFYTFFLPNQQLLTDFTFPNGIKVDKQTISYFAVYEPFNDGIFLWEKFLEPFLFYIKTKGYYVPNNCFVKQTDFLGFANSFNPWVRKIREEQSERRKSNELSLSVNVEAVNSLKNDKPNSKKIKEQLFCINSNLSLC; encoded by the coding sequence ATGGAAATTTATGTTAATGATGAAGTTAAACAATGCAAAAATAATGGAATTTTTGAAGAACATTTTGCAGGTTTTATTAAAACTGCTCAAGAAGAAAATGTAGTTCTTATTGTAAGAAATGTTAATCCAATAACAAAAGTATTAATACCTCAAAAATATCCAGCAAAACATTTTAGTATTAAAAATAAAAGTTCTGATTGAGGTGTACAATCTGGCTTTATAATTTCTTTAGATGAGTTAACATTTTTAAGCAAGATAGGATTAAAAGATAATGAAACACAAACTGAAAAAATAAATCTTCTTTGTAAGAAATTTTCAATAAAATTAAATAAAAATAATAAAGATAATAAAATAAATCCAGTTTCTTTAAAATTAAAAAATAATGAAACTATTTTAAAAATTACTAATGAACATTTTTTCTTTTTATTAGTTAATATGGAAAAATTTGGAATTATTGATGCTGAATTTTTTTTGGATCAAATTTTTGTTAAATGTTGTCAACCAAAAAATAAAAAAAACGAGATAGTACTTTATTTAGAAAAAGAAAAAAATAATAATACATATAATGTTTATTATATTTTTGCGCTTGATGAAGAAAATAATATTAAAAATTTAAATAATAGAGATTTAAAAGAAATAATAGAAATTGAAAAAAATAATTTAATTTATTTTCCAATTTCTATTTTTTGTCAAGAAATTTCTAAAGAAAAAAAACCAATAATTCCTGATTATGATCTTTTTGCAGTTTGTTGAACAATAGATGAATCAATAAAATATCATCAACCACCAATACCTACTAATTCATTTGCAGCATTGAAAATAGATAGTTGATCAAATAGTTATAGAGAAAGAGATTTGAGTAAAATTTTTAAAAAAGGTCATAATTATGAAAATTTTTTTGATTTTAGATACTCTTTAGAAATATCAAATACTTTAGAAAACAAAGTATTTCTTGATAAATTAAGTAAAAATTTGGGTTATGAAGAGGCAATAAATGATCAATTATGTCCAATCCAGCATTCTTTTGAACTTGTTAATATTAACGTTAGAGATTTTAATGAAAATTTTTATACATTTTTTTTACCTAATCAACAATTATTAACTGATTTTACATTTCCTAATGGAATAAAAGTAGATAAACAGACTATTTCTTATTTTGCTGTTTATGAACCTTTTAATGATGGAATTTTTTTATGAGAAAAATTTCTAGAACCTTTTTTGTTTTATATAAAAACAAAAGGATATTATGTTCCAAATAATTGTTTTGTAAAACAAACTGATTTTTTAGGTTTTGCTAATTCATTTAATCCTTGAGTTAGAAAAATAAGAGAAGAACAAAGTGAAAGACGGAAATCTAATGAACTAAGTTTATCAGTTAATGTTGAAGCAGTAAATAGCTTAAAAAATGATAAACCTAATTCCAAAAAAATAAAAGAACAGTTATTTTGTATTAATTCAAATTTGTCTTTGTGTTAG
- the glpO gene encoding type 2 glycerol-3-phosphate oxidase produces MEFDFDVITIGAGVIGAAISDELSKRNLKVVILEKNLRIAQETSEGNSGVIHGGFDPTPGKLNAKLNLEGRKLYENDWFKNLDFPWKKIDSLILAFSKEENSEIQTLYARGITNGLAKKELSILTREEVISLEPNVNPKVTSALLCFASYAVDPVLLTQSLINRMIKNKGQLKVDHQVINIETLNSGFRVTCLNKQKKVTFTSKYIINAAGHYADDIAKLINCQDFTLKTRRGQYCILEKTENHIINNHILFMIPTIHGKGVIVAPMLDGHILVGPTSHENVPKSDTRLITIEDIELINKIGLKIIPTLNINKTCKVISGSRAICVETDDFFIKFASNNPNFINVAGIKSPGLSSAPAIALLVANMIKNI; encoded by the coding sequence TATCAAAAAGAAACTTAAAAGTAGTTATTTTAGAAAAAAATTTAAGAATTGCCCAAGAAACATCAGAAGGAAATTCTGGAGTCATTCATGGTGGATTTGATCCAACACCAGGAAAACTAAATGCTAAATTAAATCTAGAGGGCAGAAAATTATATGAAAATGATTGATTTAAAAATTTAGATTTTCCATGAAAAAAAATTGATTCTTTAATACTTGCTTTTAGCAAAGAAGAAAACTCAGAAATACAAACATTATATGCACGCGGTATTACTAATGGTCTTGCTAAAAAAGAATTATCAATATTAACAAGAGAAGAAGTAATTTCATTAGAACCTAATGTTAATCCAAAAGTTACTAGTGCACTACTTTGTTTTGCTTCATATGCTGTTGATCCAGTATTATTAACACAATCTTTAATTAATCGCATGATTAAAAATAAAGGACAACTAAAAGTTGATCATCAAGTAATTAATATTGAAACATTAAATTCAGGTTTTCGAGTTACTTGTTTAAATAAGCAAAAAAAAGTAACTTTTACTTCAAAATATATTATTAATGCTGCTGGTCATTATGCTGATGATATTGCAAAGTTAATAAATTGTCAAGATTTCACTTTAAAAACTAGAAGAGGACAGTATTGTATTCTTGAAAAAACCGAAAATCATATTATAAATAATCACATTCTATTTATGATACCTACTATTCATGGTAAAGGAGTAATAGTTGCCCCAATGCTTGATGGTCATATCTTGGTGGGTCCTACTTCTCATGAAAATGTACCGAAAAGTGATACTAGATTAATTACAATTGAAGATATTGAACTTATTAATAAAATTGGTCTAAAAATTATTCCAACTTTAAATATTAATAAAACTTGTAAAGTAATTAGTGGTTCACGAGCAATTTGTGTTGAAACTGATGATTTTTTCATAAAATTTGCTAGTAATAATCCTAACTTTATTAATGTTGCTGGTATTAAATCACCAGGTCTAAGTTCAGCACCAGCAATTGCTTTACTAGTAGCAAATATGATAAAAAATATTTAA
- a CDS encoding Pycsar system effector family protein, which translates to MNDNEVNLLNEIKKQIERFDGKASILSAIAGALLGLSFGWIPIFKNIENCNITIKTCFLFTFVLLYVVFLCLAFLFFILTIFPRSTPKKLNKIRKNDYTLYYKDLQKMKPDSIKEIILQDQETDLLKRIQINSIITCKKHKMLVLGILFLILSTLSIVTSLLLYMFI; encoded by the coding sequence ATGAATGACAATGAAGTTAATTTACTAAATGAAATTAAAAAACAAATAGAAAGATTTGATGGAAAGGCTAGCATATTATCAGCTATTGCCGGTGCTCTGTTAGGACTGTCTTTTGGTTGAATACCAATATTTAAAAATATTGAAAATTGTAATATAACAATTAAAACATGTTTTTTATTTACTTTTGTACTTTTATATGTAGTGTTTTTATGTTTAGCATTTTTATTTTTTATTTTAACAATTTTTCCAAGAAGTACACCTAAAAAACTTAATAAAATAAGAAAAAATGATTATACTCTTTATTATAAAGATTTACAAAAAATGAAACCTGATAGTATTAAAGAAATAATTTTACAAGATCAAGAAACTGACTTATTGAAACGAATTCAAATTAATTCTATTATAACTTGTAAAAAACATAAAATGTTAGTTTTAGGTATTTTATTTTTAATTTTATCAACGCTTTCAATAGTTACTTCACTTTTACTTTATATGTTTATATAA
- a CDS encoding Abi family protein, with the protein MLLNEEWFVENIVEEKYLELLKRNYPQHQLKDLFLLNIDLRLLYLKHILMIENSLKNALLHQLFNDNVQNLDNATFLNPEHLAQMKTALRLIRAGYNKYNRSGVLKSRTIRSLIEVMSFEWTMKLLQTLNDKSIAKIAHYFGIKEFNDSKILLEQLEYIKDVRNYLSHNFKVLAIQFKYKERFAYYEQTLNANNDHHYLHLLITRFSSKNQLLAPFNVDYENLFNSYDVKIHDCVKKDTQSIIHT; encoded by the coding sequence ATGTTATTAAATGAAGAATGATTTGTAGAAAATATTGTTGAAGAAAAATATTTAGAATTATTAAAGCGTAATTATCCTCAACATCAACTTAAAGATTTATTTTTATTAAACATTGATTTACGTTTATTGTATTTAAAACATATTTTAATGATTGAAAATTCTTTAAAAAATGCTTTATTACATCAACTTTTTAATGATAATGTTCAAAATTTAGATAATGCTACTTTTCTTAATCCAGAACACCTAGCTCAAATGAAAACAGCTTTACGTTTGATTCGTGCTGGTTATAATAAATATAATAGAAGTGGTGTTTTAAAATCACGAACAATACGCAGTTTAATAGAAGTTATGTCATTTGAATGAACAATGAAATTATTACAAACTTTAAATGATAAAAGTATCGCTAAGATTGCTCATTATTTTGGTATCAAAGAATTTAATGATAGTAAAATTTTATTAGAACAGTTAGAATATATTAAAGATGTTCGTAATTATTTATCACATAATTTTAAAGTATTAGCAATTCAATTTAAGTATAAAGAACGGTTCGCTTATTATGAACAAACTTTAAATGCTAATAATGATCATCATTATTTGCACTTATTAATTACTCGTTTTTCTAGTAAAAACCAATTACTAGCGCCATTTAATGTTGATTATGAAAATTTATTTAATAGTTATGATGTTAAAATTCATGATTGTGTTAAGAAAGATACTCAAAGTATAATCCATACTTAA